A window from Cryptomeria japonica chromosome 1, Sugi_1.0, whole genome shotgun sequence encodes these proteins:
- the LOC131040632 gene encoding uncharacterized protein LOC131040632: MKVITWNVRGINAPNKQRILKHYLPSLEGDIMLIQKTKLDEEGYKSLKKKVGIWEVVGVPSSGASGGLGVLWDPRWVLFSKMGSSSNWICGKVQSLKSKLTFIIINIYGPKFLHEKREVWAEIDRLAQDFSGEHIFLGGDFNAVLNMSDKQGGSTKETQTIREFREWLQNNHYMEIQTTNGEYTWSNRRSGATFIAEKLDRFFFKGNLANFDFDICSSILSAIGSDHLPVQLTLVEHRQPSRYPFRFKKMWLKDENLLQLIEKWWGERSFKGSKAYIFISKLKYVKKKLMEWNRDSFGDIFEKKRSLEQ; the protein is encoded by the coding sequence ATGAAGGTaattacatggaatgttaggggcattaatgcccctaacaagcagcgtATATTGAAACACTATCTACCTTCTCTTGAAGGAGACATAATGCTGATACAAAAAACAAAATTAGACGAAGAAGGATATAAGTCTCTCAAGAAAAAAGTAGGAATTTGGGAGGTAGTAGGTGTTCCCTCGAGTGGGGCTTCAGGTGGATTAGGAGTACTGTGGGATCCTAGATGGGTGTTATTCTCcaaaatggggagtagtagtaatTGGATTTGTGGCAAGGTACAGAGTTTAAAGAGTAAACTAACTTTCATTATCATCAATATATATGGTCCAAAATTTTTGCATGAAAAAAGGGAGGTATGGGCAGAGATAGACAGACTCGCACAGGATTTTAGTGGTGAACATATATTTCTTGGGGGGGACTTCAATGCAGTTCTAAACATGTCTGATAAGCAAGGAGGATCCACAAAGGAAACTCAAACGATTAGAGAGTTTCGGGAATGGCTACAGAATAACCACTATATGGAAATTCAAACTACTAATGGAGAGTATACATGGTCCAATAGACGATCGGGGGCAACCTTTATTGCTGAAAAGTTAGATAGGTTTTTCTTTAAGGGGAACCTTGCAAATTTTGACTTTGATATCTGTTCGTCCATCTTATCAGCAATTGGTTCGGATCACTTACCCGTCCAACTTACTTTGGTAGAACATAGACAACCATCAAGATATCCTTTTCGATTCAAAAAAATGTGGTTAAAAGATGAGAATCTTTTACAATTGATAGAGAAATGGTGGGGGGAAAGATCTTTTAAGGGATCAAAAGCTTATATCTTCATATCAAAACTTAAATATGTTAAGAAAAAGCTTATGGAATGGAATAGAGATAGTTTTGGAGATATATTTGAAAAGAAAAGGAGTCTAGAACAGTGA